The Hyphomicrobium sp. MC1 genome window below encodes:
- a CDS encoding methanol/ethanol family PQQ-dependent dehydrogenase produces MSASCMAIAAAMQLGVATSAYANDKLVELSKSKDNWVMPGRNYDSNNYSEDDQINVGNVKQLKHAWSFSTGELHGHEGAPLVVDGVMYVHTSFPNKTFALDLNDPGHILWQHSPKQNPAARSVACCDLVNRGLAYWPGDGKVPALIIKTQLDGHLVALNAKTGEEYWKVENADIKVGQTETQAPYVVKDLAIVGSSGAELGVRGYTTAYNVKTGEQVWRKYATGPDADIGIGDDFNKANPHYGQKGLGLATWEGDAWKIGGGTNWGWYAYDPSLNLIYYGSGNPAPWNETMRPGDNKWTMTIMARDADTGELKFGYQKTPHDEWDFAGVNVMMLSEQKDKDGKERKLLTHPDRNGIVYTLDRSNGDLISANKLDDTVNVFKTVDLKTGLPVRDPEYGTYMNHKGTDICPSAMGYHNQGHDSYDPKKQLFFMGINHICMDWEPFMLPYRAGQFFVGATLWMYPGPKGDRQNFLGLGQIKAYNAITGKYKWEHMERFSVWGGTLATAGNLVFYGTLDGFIKARNSDTGELLWKHKLPSGVIGYPMTYEHNGIQYVAIMSGVGGWPGVGLVFDLQDPTAGLGAVGAFKQLQNYTQMGGSVEVFSLDGKNPYDDVNVGEYEKG; encoded by the coding sequence ATGTCGGCGTCCTGCATGGCGATAGCCGCCGCTATGCAGCTCGGCGTCGCAACCAGCGCTTACGCGAATGACAAGCTAGTTGAACTGTCGAAGAGCAAAGACAACTGGGTGATGCCGGGTCGGAATTACGACTCGAATAACTACAGCGAAGACGATCAAATCAACGTCGGCAACGTCAAGCAGTTGAAGCATGCTTGGTCGTTCTCGACCGGTGAGTTGCACGGCCACGAAGGCGCTCCGCTCGTCGTCGATGGTGTGATGTACGTTCATACGTCATTCCCCAACAAGACCTTTGCTCTTGATCTCAACGATCCGGGCCACATCCTTTGGCAGCACAGCCCGAAGCAGAACCCAGCCGCTCGTTCCGTGGCGTGCTGCGATCTCGTGAACCGCGGTCTGGCTTATTGGCCGGGCGACGGGAAGGTTCCGGCGTTGATCATCAAGACCCAGCTCGACGGTCACCTCGTCGCGCTTAACGCCAAGACGGGCGAAGAATACTGGAAAGTCGAAAACGCCGATATCAAAGTCGGCCAGACCGAAACCCAGGCTCCGTACGTCGTGAAGGATCTGGCAATCGTCGGTTCTTCGGGCGCCGAACTTGGCGTTCGCGGCTACACAACCGCCTATAACGTCAAAACCGGCGAACAAGTCTGGCGCAAGTACGCGACCGGACCGGACGCCGATATCGGTATCGGCGACGACTTCAACAAGGCGAACCCGCACTACGGTCAAAAGGGCCTCGGCCTTGCCACTTGGGAAGGGGACGCCTGGAAAATCGGCGGCGGCACCAACTGGGGTTGGTATGCCTACGATCCATCGCTCAACCTGATTTACTACGGCTCGGGCAACCCCGCTCCGTGGAACGAAACGATGCGTCCGGGCGACAACAAGTGGACCATGACGATCATGGCCCGCGATGCCGACACCGGCGAGCTGAAGTTCGGCTACCAGAAGACGCCTCACGACGAGTGGGACTTCGCTGGCGTCAACGTCATGATGCTTTCTGAGCAGAAAGACAAAGACGGCAAGGAGCGTAAGCTTCTGACGCATCCCGACCGTAACGGCATCGTCTACACGCTTGATCGTTCGAACGGCGACCTCATCTCGGCGAACAAGCTCGACGACACGGTCAACGTCTTCAAGACGGTCGACCTGAAGACCGGCCTTCCGGTTCGCGATCCTGAATACGGTACCTACATGAACCACAAGGGCACGGACATCTGCCCTTCGGCCATGGGTTACCACAACCAGGGTCACGACTCTTATGATCCCAAGAAGCAGCTGTTCTTCATGGGTATCAACCACATCTGCATGGACTGGGAGCCCTTCATGCTTCCCTACCGCGCAGGTCAGTTCTTCGTTGGTGCAACGTTGTGGATGTACCCGGGTCCGAAGGGTGACCGCCAGAACTTCCTGGGCCTCGGTCAGATCAAGGCCTACAACGCCATCACCGGCAAGTACAAGTGGGAGCACATGGAGCGCTTCTCGGTTTGGGGCGGCACGCTCGCAACCGCCGGCAACCTAGTGTTCTACGGTACGCTTGATGGCTTCATCAAAGCACGTAACTCGGACACGGGTGAGCTGCTCTGGAAGCACAAGCTGCCGTCGGGCGTGATCGGCTACCCGATGACGTACGAGCACAATGGCATCCAATACGTTGCGATCATGTCGGGCGTTGGTGGTTGGCCGGGTGTCGGTCTGGTGTTCGACCTTCAGGATCCGACTGCTGGTCTCGGTGCGGTTGGCGCTTTCAAGCAACTCCAGAACTACACGCAGATGGGCGGCAGCGTCGAAGTGTTCTCGCTTGACGGCAAGAACCCCTACGACGACGTCAACGTCGGCGAATACGAGAAGGGCTGA
- the moxJ gene encoding methanol oxidation system protein MoxJ, with product MAPELETAHSRTFVSRLWQVAAAISVSLFALAAFNPSMSDDANPAAAEDKNVLRVCAAAKELPYSADDESGFENKIAKILADSLGRKAEFVWFQKDAIYAVRDQLDKNLCDVIIGTDTNDPRVLTSKPYYRAAYVFIQRKDSPLKIDSFDSPDIVKANPIGFVQGTPAETMITKLDLYNDNINYVSSLTNFKDKRNSYTRVPPDRMVGEVASGKSELAIGFAPEVARYVKANDALKLTVIPDNNVRDDGQRVPFHFDQSFAVRKDEKDLMAAINTALPGIQKKIDVVLKDEGIPFEAPQPPT from the coding sequence ATGGCTCCCGAATTAGAAACCGCTCATTCGCGGACATTTGTTTCGCGTCTTTGGCAAGTCGCGGCTGCCATCAGTGTTTCGCTATTCGCGCTCGCAGCTTTCAATCCGTCGATGTCGGATGATGCAAATCCTGCTGCGGCGGAGGACAAAAATGTCCTGCGTGTCTGCGCGGCCGCGAAAGAACTGCCGTATTCGGCGGACGACGAGTCCGGCTTCGAAAACAAGATCGCCAAAATTCTTGCTGATAGCTTGGGGCGAAAAGCTGAATTCGTCTGGTTCCAAAAAGACGCCATCTACGCGGTGCGCGATCAGCTCGATAAAAATCTTTGCGATGTCATTATCGGAACGGATACCAACGATCCCCGCGTTCTGACGTCGAAGCCCTATTATCGAGCGGCCTATGTTTTCATTCAGCGCAAGGACTCGCCGCTGAAGATCGATAGCTTTGATAGTCCCGATATCGTCAAGGCAAATCCGATTGGCTTCGTGCAAGGCACGCCCGCCGAAACGATGATTACCAAGCTCGATCTCTATAACGACAATATCAACTACGTGTCATCGCTGACCAACTTCAAGGATAAGCGCAATTCCTACACGCGCGTTCCGCCAGATCGGATGGTCGGCGAAGTGGCTTCGGGAAAATCCGAGCTCGCTATTGGTTTCGCGCCGGAAGTCGCGCGTTACGTCAAGGCGAATGACGCGCTCAAGTTGACTGTCATTCCCGATAATAATGTTCGCGACGATGGCCAGCGCGTTCCGTTTCATTTCGACCAGTCATTCGCCGTCCGCAAGGACGAAAAGGATCTGATGGCCGCGATAAACACCGCCCTTCCGGGCATACAGAAGAAAATCGACGTGGTTCTGAAAGACGAAGGAATTCCCTTCGAAGCGCCTCAACCGCCGACCTGA
- the moxG gene encoding cytochrome c(L), periplasmic gives MRFGILAAGAVVWSLIAGAQMANAQQVFQNTITGETLDVDGTAPKEGRNTPAVKKFLETGVDAYVEVTGCLPKGEEVFLESCSGCHGHIGEGKVGPGLNDSYWTYPKNETDKGLFETIFGGANGMMGPHGQDIELDDMLKLIAWIRHIQKDDVKDAQWLTDEQKKNFKAFNIDEWEKTGRTAAAKQQCKISGN, from the coding sequence ATGAGATTTGGAATTCTGGCAGCCGGCGCTGTCGTATGGTCGTTGATCGCGGGTGCGCAGATGGCCAATGCCCAACAGGTTTTTCAGAATACCATTACCGGTGAAACCCTGGACGTCGATGGCACGGCACCGAAGGAAGGCCGTAATACCCCTGCGGTCAAGAAGTTCCTGGAAACCGGTGTGGATGCCTATGTCGAAGTTACGGGCTGCCTACCCAAAGGCGAGGAGGTTTTTCTCGAGTCCTGCTCGGGCTGCCACGGGCATATCGGCGAAGGCAAGGTCGGTCCGGGTCTGAACGATTCCTACTGGACCTATCCGAAGAACGAGACCGACAAGGGTCTGTTTGAAACCATCTTCGGCGGTGCCAACGGCATGATGGGTCCGCACGGCCAAGACATCGAGCTCGACGACATGTTGAAGCTCATCGCTTGGATCCGCCACATTCAGAAGGACGACGTCAAAGACGCTCAGTGGCTGACGGACGAGCAGAAGAAGAACTTCAAAGCCTTCAATATCGACGAATGGGAAAAAACGGGACGCACTGCCGCTGCGAAGCAGCAATGCAAGATTTCCGGCAACTAG
- a CDS encoding methanol dehydrogenase [cytochrome c] subunit, whose amino-acid sequence MKNLSLTLVAGIAFAGLAGAMAPAAMAYDGTHCRAPGNCWEPKPGFPEKIKGTKFDPKHDPKQLAKQSESMAAMEERNAKRAENFKKTGKWVYDVSKIQ is encoded by the coding sequence ATGAAGAACCTTTCACTCACGCTCGTTGCCGGAATTGCATTTGCCGGCCTCGCTGGCGCGATGGCACCCGCGGCCATGGCCTACGATGGCACGCACTGCCGCGCTCCGGGCAACTGCTGGGAGCCGAAGCCCGGCTTCCCTGAAAAGATCAAGGGCACGAAGTTCGATCCGAAGCACGACCCGAAGCAGCTCGCGAAGCAGAGCGAATCCATGGCTGCCATGGAAGAGCGGAATGCGAAGCGCGCTGAGAACTTCAAGAAGACCGGCAAGTGGGTCTACGACGTCTCGAAAATCCAATAG
- a CDS encoding AAA family ATPase: MNRPTLDRQPAADMSEPINLESWRRDARDFEQEIAKAVVGQERAIRLLTIAVFARGHVLLEGDVGVGKTTLLRAMARALGGAYERIEGTIDLMPSDMIYHTFLNEEGKPRVDPGPVLRHGSDLSVFFFNEINRARPQVHSLLLRLMAERSITAFNKEHYFPNLLVFADRNRIEREETFELPAAARDRFLMEVGIATPTGNTARRDLLFETKFHDVDALISSLREGVIDYRRLNALSKVIQNSIIVSPALETYVLDLWTAVREPAKAGIDIPNVDITRLVAGGASPRGMSYLIRAARVQAWLAGRDMVVPEDIREIFSECMAHRIFLAPVYELRRDDIIRALISDVFAKVPAP, encoded by the coding sequence ATGAATCGCCCAACGCTTGATCGGCAGCCTGCTGCCGATATGTCCGAACCAATTAACCTCGAAAGCTGGCGCCGCGATGCTCGCGACTTCGAGCAGGAAATCGCGAAAGCTGTCGTCGGCCAGGAGCGGGCAATCCGTCTTTTGACAATTGCCGTATTCGCGCGCGGGCATGTTCTTCTGGAAGGCGACGTCGGCGTCGGTAAGACGACGCTCTTGCGCGCGATGGCTCGAGCGCTCGGCGGTGCTTACGAACGCATCGAAGGCACGATCGATCTAATGCCTTCGGACATGATCTATCACACGTTTCTCAACGAAGAGGGTAAGCCACGCGTCGATCCGGGCCCCGTTCTTCGCCATGGCAGCGATCTCTCGGTTTTCTTTTTCAACGAAATCAACCGCGCGCGCCCTCAGGTGCATTCGCTGCTGCTGCGATTGATGGCCGAGCGCAGTATCACGGCCTTCAACAAGGAACACTATTTTCCCAATCTGCTCGTCTTTGCTGATCGCAATCGCATCGAGCGTGAGGAAACCTTTGAGCTGCCTGCCGCTGCCCGCGATCGCTTTCTGATGGAAGTTGGCATTGCTACCCCGACAGGCAATACAGCGCGCCGAGACTTGCTCTTTGAGACGAAGTTCCATGATGTCGATGCGCTGATTTCATCACTCAGGGAAGGTGTGATCGACTACCGGCGTCTGAATGCGCTTTCCAAGGTCATTCAGAACAGCATCATCGTAAGCCCGGCGCTGGAGACGTACGTTCTCGATCTCTGGACCGCCGTGCGCGAACCCGCGAAGGCCGGCATTGATATTCCAAACGTCGACATCACGCGTCTCGTGGCGGGCGGAGCCAGCCCGCGCGGCATGAGTTATCTGATCCGAGCGGCGCGCGTGCAGGCGTGGCTCGCCGGCAGAGACATGGTCGTGCCGGAGGATATTCGTGAGATTTTCTCCGAGTGCATGGCGCACCGCATCTTCCTTGCGCCGGTCTACGAACTTAGACGCGATGACATCATTCGGGCGCTCATCAGCGACGTGTTCGCCAAGGTGCCGGCGCCATGA
- a CDS encoding DUF58 domain-containing protein, whose product MNDAARDLAYAIPWRTSGVRVGAHKSYLSGSSGLFRDIVPLTAFPDPRRIAVRASLSDPFERLLVRRAEQPSAIDVVVLVDVSASMAFEGHCNKMALAADIAEALAICTERTGDTFALLPFDSVLRQDLLLWKTLSRAAHLDAIDRLRHAKAEHKGTKGIAEAGAVIAGSRKLVFIVSDFLWPEEGTRAAAEVLAFHDVVPIELRDSLEIEDLPRWGLLNLRDLETGRHRLVAMRPSLKAKWLTLRNERRDRITRVIDANAREMFTIRDSIDWMRLTAYLLYGSA is encoded by the coding sequence ATGAACGACGCCGCGCGCGATCTCGCTTATGCCATACCCTGGCGTACGAGCGGCGTCCGCGTCGGCGCGCACAAGAGCTATCTGTCGGGAAGCAGCGGCCTGTTCCGCGATATCGTTCCGCTGACGGCGTTTCCTGATCCGAGGCGCATCGCCGTTCGCGCCTCGTTGAGCGACCCTTTCGAACGTCTTCTTGTCCGTCGCGCCGAACAACCGAGCGCGATTGATGTCGTCGTTCTCGTCGATGTTTCAGCTTCGATGGCCTTCGAAGGCCACTGCAACAAGATGGCGCTTGCGGCAGATATTGCCGAAGCGCTTGCGATTTGCACCGAACGTACCGGCGATACCTTTGCATTGCTGCCGTTTGACAGCGTGTTGCGCCAGGACCTCTTGCTCTGGAAGACACTGTCACGCGCGGCGCACCTGGACGCCATTGACCGGCTTCGCCACGCAAAAGCCGAGCACAAAGGAACTAAAGGTATCGCCGAAGCCGGTGCGGTAATTGCCGGATCGCGCAAGCTCGTCTTCATTGTTTCCGATTTTTTGTGGCCCGAAGAGGGAACACGGGCTGCAGCCGAGGTGCTCGCCTTCCACGACGTCGTGCCAATCGAGTTGCGCGACAGTCTTGAGATTGAAGACTTGCCGCGTTGGGGTCTGCTCAATCTGCGTGACCTTGAAACCGGACGGCATCGTCTTGTCGCCATGCGTCCATCATTGAAAGCGAAATGGCTGACATTGCGAAACGAGCGGCGCGATCGCATCACGCGCGTCATCGATGCGAACGCTCGCGAGATGTTCACCATTCGCGATTCAATCGATTGGATGCGCCTTACCGCCTATCTTCTCTACGGGTCCGCCTGA
- a CDS encoding VWA domain-containing protein has translation MIFTNPLGLYLLPLMLIPLFLGTQKQEGYPSLADLPTDRLSQVLTWALRFAGVLAIGGIVLGLSGIALRERKIERFGQGAHIVLLIDRSASMNDTFAGRQPSGAEESKSAAAKRLLKDFVVERKHDRFGIAEFSTAPLHVVPITDHKGVVLNAINAIDRPGLAFTDVGRGLGMALSMIDEDVLPGSRAIVLVSDGVAVVGRRVQEALRTDFARRPVHLYFLYLRTEGSNSMFATPPSDAEDTPQALPERHLNKFFQSLRIPYRAYEAENADAVKAAIKDIGKLEQTPIVYTERIPQYDLSRWAYAFAALALALLLAAKLCARSLHAMPGGAHAR, from the coding sequence ATGATTTTTACGAACCCTCTCGGCTTATATTTGCTGCCGCTGATGCTTATCCCGCTCTTTCTCGGGACACAGAAGCAGGAGGGTTATCCTTCGCTTGCGGACCTTCCGACCGACCGGCTTTCGCAAGTGCTGACTTGGGCACTGCGATTTGCGGGAGTGCTCGCCATTGGCGGGATCGTTCTCGGACTATCGGGAATTGCGCTGCGTGAACGCAAGATCGAGCGCTTTGGACAGGGCGCGCACATCGTGCTGTTGATCGACCGTTCCGCCAGCATGAACGATACCTTCGCAGGTCGTCAGCCCAGCGGAGCAGAAGAATCGAAATCGGCGGCGGCCAAGCGGCTGCTCAAGGATTTCGTCGTGGAACGCAAACATGACCGGTTCGGTATCGCCGAATTTTCAACTGCGCCGCTACATGTCGTGCCGATTACCGATCACAAAGGCGTCGTGCTCAATGCAATCAATGCGATCGACCGGCCGGGTCTCGCGTTCACGGATGTCGGCCGCGGCCTCGGCATGGCGCTCAGCATGATCGACGAAGATGTTCTGCCTGGTTCGCGCGCTATCGTTCTGGTCTCGGATGGCGTCGCGGTCGTGGGGCGGCGCGTGCAGGAAGCGTTGCGGACGGATTTCGCCCGGCGTCCTGTCCATCTCTATTTCCTCTATCTGCGCACCGAAGGTTCGAACAGCATGTTCGCCACTCCTCCGTCCGATGCAGAGGATACGCCGCAGGCGCTCCCCGAACGCCACCTCAACAAGTTCTTTCAGAGTTTGCGCATTCCCTACCGTGCTTATGAGGCGGAGAACGCCGATGCGGTCAAAGCCGCCATAAAAGATATCGGCAAGCTTGAGCAGACGCCAATCGTCTACACCGAGCGTATCCCGCAATACGACCTGTCGCGATGGGCATACGCGTTTGCGGCACTGGCTTTAGCTCTTCTTCTTGCCGCGAAGCTCTGCGCCCGCTCGCTCCACGCCATGCCCGGAGGCGCGCATGCTCGTTGA
- a CDS encoding vWA domain-containing protein, with protein MTFFGIEFDRRTALLAGALALTIAAMIGFHLVRNQRIADVLAIIDITGSMNTRDMGDPRGSQDRLESAKTALVNLMQDLPCDSRLGLGVFTERISYLLFDPAEICANYDALEGAISDLDWRMAWAGDSYIALGLYSGIDIAQSLKSDLLFLTDGHEAPPLPFTGVPEFDGKPGAVKGLIVGVGGTEKTPIPKFDDEGRQAGVYSETDVPQDNRIGAPPPDAETREGYNPRNAPFGAMPATGDEQLSSVRTAHLEDLARRTGLQYAELQHVNSLAPRLLSATEPRLVPVDTNMSYVPALAALLLLLALYAFSLFETVRFPSPRHLLKFGFTSHPKGALVYGN; from the coding sequence ATGACTTTCTTCGGGATTGAATTCGATCGCCGAACAGCTTTGCTCGCCGGCGCGCTGGCACTGACCATTGCCGCGATGATCGGCTTCCATCTCGTGCGCAACCAGCGCATCGCCGACGTTTTGGCAATCATAGATATCACCGGTAGCATGAACACGCGCGACATGGGAGACCCGCGCGGATCGCAGGATCGGCTCGAATCCGCCAAGACTGCGCTCGTCAATCTGATGCAGGATCTTCCCTGCGACTCACGTCTCGGTCTCGGCGTCTTTACGGAGCGCATTTCGTATCTCCTCTTCGATCCGGCCGAGATCTGCGCCAACTACGATGCACTCGAAGGAGCAATCTCAGATCTCGATTGGCGCATGGCGTGGGCAGGCGACAGCTATATCGCCCTGGGTCTCTATTCGGGCATCGACATCGCTCAGAGTTTGAAATCTGATCTTCTATTTCTGACTGACGGACATGAAGCGCCGCCTCTGCCCTTCACGGGCGTTCCGGAATTCGATGGCAAGCCGGGTGCTGTAAAAGGCTTGATTGTCGGCGTCGGAGGAACGGAAAAAACACCGATCCCGAAATTCGATGACGAGGGACGGCAAGCCGGCGTTTACAGCGAAACTGACGTTCCGCAGGACAATCGAATCGGCGCGCCGCCGCCAGATGCCGAGACGCGCGAAGGATACAATCCGCGCAACGCTCCTTTTGGCGCCATGCCCGCGACCGGCGACGAACAATTGTCGTCGGTAAGAACCGCACATCTGGAAGACCTCGCGCGACGTACCGGCCTGCAATACGCCGAGCTTCAGCACGTCAATTCGCTGGCGCCGCGTCTTCTCTCGGCGACGGAACCTCGGCTCGTGCCGGTGGATACGAATATGTCTTACGTTCCCGCGCTCGCGGCGCTGCTGCTGCTGCTCGCACTCTACGCATTTTCATTGTTCGAGACGGTGCGTTTTCCCAGTCCCCGCCACCTCTTGAAGTTCGGTTTTACGTCCCATCCCAAAGGAGCTTTGGTTTATGGCAATTAA
- a CDS encoding SRPBCC family protein, whose product MAIKLRPLLVIAAVLSFSSAAWAHGPTPQKVDEKITISAPPADVWKIVKDFASIGTWHPWVTNIKVEGSGDDTTRTLTLKSGGTLIDSLDAIDDKAMEIDYRLQNEDLKALAVSSYSDAITVQPAAGGGSEVEWISRLYRFDTGNEPADDQNDEAAVKGSTAYIKAGLAGLKAKVEGK is encoded by the coding sequence ATGGCAATTAAGTTACGTCCACTTCTCGTTATCGCTGCTGTTCTTTCGTTCTCGAGTGCTGCGTGGGCGCATGGTCCGACGCCACAAAAAGTGGATGAGAAAATTACGATTTCCGCCCCACCTGCTGACGTCTGGAAAATCGTGAAAGACTTTGCGTCCATCGGGACGTGGCACCCATGGGTCACGAATATCAAGGTCGAAGGGAGCGGCGACGACACGACCCGAACGTTGACGCTCAAGTCTGGCGGAACGCTCATCGACAGCCTTGATGCCATCGACGACAAGGCGATGGAGATCGACTACCGCCTGCAAAACGAAGACCTCAAGGCGCTCGCGGTCAGTTCGTATTCCGATGCGATTACCGTGCAGCCTGCTGCCGGGGGCGGTAGCGAGGTCGAGTGGATATCGCGTCTCTATCGCTTCGATACCGGCAACGAACCGGCGGACGATCAGAATGACGAAGCGGCCGTAAAGGGATCAACCGCATACATCAAAGCCGGGCTCGCAGGCCTGAAGGCGAAAGTTGAAGGTAAATGA